In a genomic window of Microterricola viridarii:
- a CDS encoding ATP-binding cassette domain-containing protein has product MASLLELRAVSVAFADRSGTLTVLADSLDVGLRPGRLHCVAGPLGSGKSSVLRVAAGLLRPTSGTVAWNGEELAALGEDAVASRRAAHIGYVDQEATLLGHLSVLENVLLPAVPRRRGAELQERAHQLLAEFGVAEVASARPAELSPGERRHVALARALLLEPPLLILDEPTTGLDRASADAMIAVLGAQRAAGRALLVASVDQALVDAADVRSTLGGGIR; this is encoded by the coding sequence GTGGCATCGCTTCTTGAACTCCGCGCCGTGAGCGTGGCCTTCGCCGACCGCTCCGGCACCCTGACCGTGCTCGCCGACTCGCTCGACGTCGGGCTCCGCCCCGGGCGCCTGCACTGCGTGGCCGGGCCGCTCGGCTCCGGCAAGAGCAGCGTGCTGCGGGTGGCGGCCGGGCTGCTGCGCCCGACGTCCGGCACCGTCGCCTGGAACGGCGAGGAGCTGGCCGCGCTTGGTGAGGATGCCGTCGCCTCGCGGCGTGCGGCGCACATCGGCTACGTCGACCAGGAGGCGACGCTGCTCGGCCACCTGAGCGTGCTGGAGAACGTGCTGCTGCCGGCCGTGCCTCGGCGCCGGGGCGCCGAGCTGCAGGAGCGCGCGCACCAGCTGCTGGCCGAGTTCGGGGTGGCCGAGGTCGCCTCCGCCCGGCCGGCCGAGCTCTCGCCCGGCGAGCGCCGGCACGTCGCCCTGGCCCGGGCGCTGCTGCTGGAGCCACCGCTGCTCATCCTCGACGAGCCGACGACGGGCCTGGACCGGGCGTCCGCCGACGCGATGATCGCCGTTCTGGGCGCCCAGCGCGCGGCCGGCCGGGCGCTGCTCGTCGCCTCGGTCGACCAAGCGCTGGTCGACGCGGCCGATGTGCGCTCCACACTGGGCGGCGGCATCCGTTAG
- the smpB gene encoding SsrA-binding protein SmpB → MPRERGEKVVATNRKARHDYTIEDTYEAGMSLSGTEVKSLRAGRASLVDGYAFIEGGEIWLDAVHIPEYSGGTWTNHPPRRKRKLLLHKQEIVKISHKTKEGGYTLIPLQIYFKDGRAKVELAVAKGKKEYDKRQALRERQDKRESDRAIASRKNLGD, encoded by the coding sequence GTGCCCAGGGAACGTGGCGAGAAGGTCGTGGCCACCAATCGCAAGGCCCGCCACGACTACACGATCGAGGACACCTACGAGGCAGGCATGTCGCTCTCGGGGACCGAGGTCAAGTCATTGCGCGCCGGCCGGGCCAGCCTGGTCGACGGCTACGCCTTCATCGAGGGCGGCGAGATCTGGCTCGACGCCGTGCACATCCCCGAGTACTCTGGCGGCACCTGGACGAACCACCCGCCGCGGCGCAAGCGCAAGCTGCTGCTGCACAAGCAGGAGATCGTCAAGATCAGCCACAAGACCAAAGAGGGCGGCTACACCCTCATCCCGCTGCAGATCTACTTCAAGGATGGCCGCGCCAAGGTCGAGCTTGCGGTGGCGAAGGGCAAGAAGGAATACGACAAGCGCCAGGCGCTGCGTGAACGTCAGGACAAGCGTGAGTCCGACCGGGCGATCGCCAGCAGGAAGAATCTCGGAGACTGA
- a CDS encoding tyrosine-protein phosphatase has protein sequence MNPHDRIPVSGTFNFRDVGGYPAAGGVVRPGKLFRSDGLSKLGDAGKGDLMRLGVGLVIDLRDDFEATMMPDDLDGTGIRTVRLPVFEGSGASQAEGNVSLESLYEKILNEHSDVVVTALRDIADSDGGVLVHCTAGKDRTGVVVALALLVAGVDRETVLADYARSEANLGGEWLDGMLALLAEHGVEATPALRTLMGGSPPEVLDAALQSIEAKHGSVSQYLADSGMPESEIEKLRAALVEPAAEPVAEPVAEPAA, from the coding sequence ATGAACCCGCACGACCGCATCCCCGTTTCCGGCACCTTCAACTTCCGTGACGTGGGTGGGTATCCCGCCGCTGGCGGGGTCGTGCGCCCGGGCAAGCTGTTCCGCTCCGACGGTCTGAGCAAGCTCGGGGACGCCGGCAAAGGCGATCTGATGCGTCTCGGCGTGGGGCTCGTGATCGACCTGCGCGATGACTTCGAGGCGACGATGATGCCGGACGACCTCGACGGCACCGGCATCCGCACGGTTCGGCTTCCCGTCTTCGAGGGCTCCGGCGCCTCACAGGCCGAGGGCAACGTGAGCCTGGAATCGCTCTACGAGAAGATCCTGAACGAGCATTCGGATGTCGTCGTCACCGCGCTGCGCGACATCGCCGACTCCGACGGCGGCGTGCTCGTGCACTGCACCGCGGGCAAGGACCGCACCGGCGTCGTCGTCGCCCTCGCTCTGCTCGTGGCCGGCGTGGACCGCGAGACCGTGCTGGCTGACTATGCCCGCTCCGAGGCGAACCTCGGCGGGGAGTGGCTCGACGGAATGCTCGCCCTGCTCGCCGAGCACGGTGTCGAGGCGACGCCCGCGCTGCGCACCCTGATGGGCGGTAGCCCGCCCGAGGTGCTCGACGCCGCGCTGCAGAGCATCGAGGCCAAGCACGGCTCCGTCAGCCAGTACCTGGCGGACTCCGGGATGCCGGAGAGCGAGATCGAGAAGCTCCGCGCCGCCCTGGTCGAGCCCGCCGCAGAACCCGTCGCAGAACCCGTCGCAGAGCCCGCCGCCTAG
- a CDS encoding HNH endonuclease signature motif containing protein produces the protein MENAAGQLAEAQSLLAAALAESDERMLHDDALLELTATAEAVGRLVDALRIRAAGEVAFRSRRELGEDRLSAKKGCRNGVELLARTTLASERTITQRMRLGAAVRPRTALIGDTMPARFEQVADALRAGALGYDSAAAIVDTLDPIRARVGDLNVEHAETALVAAATGPTIESALPFAADEVRGQARVWESVLDEDGTEPIEERAMAARGISGGLTRDGLVHRRMALLPEVDAKFESLLNAYLSPRSKPTFNDADPDQPRDPRATAQARHDVFASLIDGAARSAEAPTMGGAAPTVLVSVRQADLTAGSGSGFIEGCEAPISLRAVEQFVCAGGQQHVLIDGDGRLVSLSSTDRVFNAAQRRAISLRDGGCIIPGCSIPAAWSEIHHVIAYRDGGETETCNGVLLCWYHHRTIETSGWRILMIDGVPHVKPPPWLRNGHSEAETPWRRSTKSRTQLADLLERQRERQPVLVE, from the coding sequence ATGGAAAACGCGGCGGGGCAGCTGGCAGAGGCACAGTCCCTCCTCGCCGCCGCCCTCGCCGAATCCGATGAGCGGATGCTGCACGACGACGCCCTGCTCGAGCTCACCGCGACGGCCGAGGCCGTCGGCCGGCTCGTCGACGCGCTCCGCATCCGGGCGGCCGGGGAGGTCGCGTTCCGCTCCCGCCGCGAGCTCGGCGAGGACCGGCTGTCGGCGAAGAAGGGCTGCCGCAACGGGGTCGAGCTGCTCGCCCGGACCACGCTGGCCTCCGAGCGCACGATCACGCAGCGGATGCGGCTCGGGGCGGCCGTGCGGCCCCGCACCGCGCTCATCGGCGACACGATGCCGGCCCGCTTCGAGCAGGTCGCCGACGCCCTTCGTGCCGGTGCGCTCGGCTACGACAGCGCGGCCGCCATCGTCGACACCCTGGACCCGATCCGGGCCCGGGTCGGCGACCTCAACGTGGAACACGCCGAGACCGCGCTCGTCGCCGCGGCGACCGGGCCCACGATCGAGTCCGCTCTGCCGTTCGCGGCCGACGAGGTGCGCGGGCAGGCCCGCGTCTGGGAGAGCGTCCTGGACGAGGACGGCACCGAACCGATTGAGGAGCGGGCGATGGCCGCCCGCGGCATCAGCGGCGGCCTGACCCGGGACGGGTTGGTGCACCGCAGGATGGCGCTGCTGCCGGAGGTCGACGCGAAGTTCGAGTCCCTGCTGAACGCCTATCTGAGCCCGCGCTCGAAGCCCACCTTCAACGACGCCGACCCGGACCAGCCGAGAGACCCGCGGGCGACCGCGCAGGCCCGGCACGATGTGTTCGCGAGCCTGATCGACGGGGCCGCCCGCAGCGCCGAGGCTCCGACGATGGGCGGGGCCGCCCCGACGGTGCTGGTCTCCGTGCGGCAGGCCGACCTGACCGCCGGCAGCGGCTCCGGCTTCATCGAGGGCTGCGAGGCCCCGATCTCCCTGCGGGCGGTCGAGCAGTTCGTGTGTGCCGGCGGGCAGCAGCACGTCCTGATCGACGGCGACGGGCGCCTGGTCAGCCTGAGCAGCACCGATCGGGTGTTCAACGCCGCCCAGCGGCGGGCGATCAGCCTGCGCGACGGCGGCTGCATCATCCCCGGCTGCAGCATCCCGGCCGCCTGGTCCGAGATCCACCACGTCATCGCGTACCGGGACGGCGGCGAGACCGAGACCTGCAACGGTGTCCTGTTGTGCTGGTACCACCACCGCACCATTGAGACGAGCGGGTGGCGGATCCTGATGATCGACGGGGTCCCGCACGTCAAGCCGCCGCCCTGGCTGCGAAACGGCCACAGCGAGGCCGAGACGCCCTGGCGAAGATCGACGAAGTCCCGCACCCAGCTGGCCGACCTCCTCGAACGGCAGCGCGAGCGCCAGCCCGTGCTCGTCGAGTAG
- a CDS encoding SIMPL domain-containing protein: MGITITVSGEAERKHAAERAVLHLSVGFEGPERDDVLEQSARLHSELSAQLGYLHSPGTGPVLEWAGEQLRVWGQRPWSQTGEQLPVVHHSAASLSATFNDFVALSRWVGEIALLDGVTVNGVDWSLSDATRHEVESAVQRDAVAAAVKKAEIYAASLGFTGVIPEAISDPGLLGDDEHPLAKMAMRTSMGAADAGGDVTTLKPEEIRVSAAVHARFSAG; this comes from the coding sequence ATGGGCATCACCATCACCGTTTCCGGAGAAGCCGAGCGCAAACACGCCGCGGAACGCGCCGTGCTCCACCTCTCCGTCGGCTTCGAGGGGCCGGAACGCGACGACGTGCTGGAGCAGAGTGCCCGGCTGCATTCCGAGCTGAGCGCCCAGCTGGGCTACCTGCACTCCCCCGGCACGGGCCCCGTACTGGAGTGGGCCGGCGAGCAGCTCCGGGTCTGGGGCCAGCGGCCATGGAGTCAGACGGGCGAGCAGCTGCCCGTCGTGCACCACTCGGCGGCATCCCTCAGCGCGACGTTCAACGACTTCGTCGCCCTCTCCCGCTGGGTGGGCGAGATCGCCCTGCTCGACGGGGTGACGGTGAATGGCGTGGACTGGTCGCTCAGCGACGCGACCCGGCACGAGGTGGAGAGCGCGGTGCAGCGGGATGCCGTCGCCGCCGCCGTCAAGAAGGCCGAGATCTACGCGGCCAGCCTCGGCTTCACCGGCGTCATCCCCGAGGCGATCAGCGACCCGGGTCTGCTTGGCGATGACGAGCACCCGCTGGCGAAGATGGCGATGCGCACGTCGATGGGTGCCGCGGATGCCGGCGGAGACGTCACGACGCTCAAGCCGGAGGAGATCCGGGTGAGCGCGGCCGTGCACGCCCGGTTCAGCGCGGGGTAA
- a CDS encoding PadR family transcriptional regulator: protein MADTEMREPTLFILASLAGGQKHGYAMINDVAALSDGRVRLKVATLYAALDRLGTQGLVAPAGEESVDGRLRRYYALTEPGSDALERELQRIEANARQLRSRLQARPASMRAALGGIA from the coding sequence ATGGCCGACACCGAGATGCGCGAACCGACCCTCTTCATCCTCGCGTCGTTGGCGGGTGGGCAGAAGCACGGCTACGCGATGATCAATGACGTCGCAGCGCTCTCCGACGGCCGCGTCCGGCTGAAGGTCGCGACGCTCTACGCGGCCCTGGACCGGCTCGGCACGCAGGGACTGGTCGCCCCGGCAGGGGAGGAGTCCGTTGACGGGCGCCTCCGCCGCTATTACGCGCTGACGGAACCCGGATCGGATGCCCTGGAGCGCGAGCTCCAGCGGATCGAGGCGAATGCGCGCCAGCTGCGCTCCCGCCTGCAGGCGCGGCCGGCATCCATGCGAGCCGCGCTCGGGGGCATAGCGTGA
- the pcaH gene encoding protocatechuate 3,4-dioxygenase subunit beta — MTVIPRPPVAPESLLAAPDQASQAEITREIAEFHADFLRREAAGEVLPRTMYDFPPYRSSILRHPTKSPTLVDPETIELLSPAFGQRDVAAIESDLTLQHAGEPLGERITVRGRLLDSWGRPIANQLIEVWQANSAGRYIHQRDQHPAPLDPNFTGAGRAVTNDRGEYLFTTIKPGPYPWKNHVNAWRPAHIHFSVFGSSFTQRVVTQMYFPGDPLFGLDPIYNSIRTQADRDRLIGVYDHDLTEPERSTGYRFDIVVDGPDATWFEQEDDH; from the coding sequence ATGACCGTCATTCCCCGCCCCCCGGTGGCGCCGGAGAGCCTGCTGGCCGCGCCAGACCAGGCCTCCCAGGCCGAGATCACCCGGGAGATCGCCGAGTTCCACGCCGACTTCCTGCGCCGCGAGGCTGCGGGTGAGGTTCTCCCGCGCACGATGTACGACTTCCCGCCCTACCGCTCCAGCATCCTGCGGCATCCGACCAAGAGCCCGACCCTCGTCGACCCGGAGACCATCGAGCTCCTCTCGCCCGCGTTCGGGCAGCGCGACGTCGCCGCCATCGAGTCCGACCTCACCCTGCAGCACGCGGGGGAGCCGCTCGGCGAGCGGATCACGGTGCGTGGCCGGCTGCTCGACTCCTGGGGCCGCCCGATCGCGAACCAGCTGATCGAGGTGTGGCAGGCCAACTCGGCCGGGCGCTACATCCACCAGCGCGACCAGCACCCGGCGCCGCTGGACCCGAACTTCACCGGTGCCGGCCGCGCCGTCACGAACGATCGCGGCGAGTACCTGTTCACCACGATCAAACCCGGCCCGTACCCGTGGAAGAACCACGTGAACGCGTGGCGGCCGGCGCACATCCACTTCTCGGTGTTCGGCAGCTCATTCACGCAGCGCGTCGTCACCCAGATGTACTTCCCCGGCGACCCCCTGTTCGGCCTGGACCCGATCTACAACTCCATCCGCACGCAGGCCGACCGCGACCGGCTGATCGGCGTCTACGACCACGACCTCACCGAGCCGGAGCGCTCGACCGGCTACCGTTTCGACATCGTCGTCGACGGCCCGGACGCCACCTGGTTCGAGCAGGAGGACGACCACTGA
- the pcaG gene encoding protocatechuate 3,4-dioxygenase subunit alpha, which yields MTTASAPPRSLEPTPGQTVGPFFAFGTNYEKMHEVVHPHSPGALLLGGTVYDGAGNPIPDALVEIWGADADGTVPRARGARRRDDHSFTGFGRAATNDDGRYEFWTRSPGAAAGRAPFLAAIVFARGLPDKLHTRIYLPEDAEALAADPLLSSLAAGERATLIATRLPGGGLHHDIRLQGEKETVFLAF from the coding sequence ATGACGACCGCATCCGCCCCGCCCCGCAGCCTCGAGCCGACCCCCGGCCAGACCGTCGGTCCCTTCTTCGCCTTCGGCACCAACTACGAGAAGATGCACGAGGTCGTGCACCCGCACTCGCCCGGCGCGCTCCTGCTCGGCGGCACCGTGTACGACGGCGCGGGCAACCCGATCCCCGACGCCCTCGTCGAGATCTGGGGGGCGGATGCCGACGGCACCGTGCCCCGCGCGCGCGGCGCCCGCCGTCGCGACGACCACAGCTTCACCGGCTTCGGCCGCGCGGCGACGAACGACGACGGCCGCTACGAGTTCTGGACCCGCAGCCCCGGCGCCGCGGCCGGCCGCGCCCCGTTCCTCGCCGCGATCGTGTTCGCGCGCGGCCTGCCAGACAAGCTGCACACCCGCATCTACCTGCCAGAGGACGCGGAGGCGCTGGCCGCCGACCCGCTGCTGTCGTCGCTCGCGGCCGGGGAGCGCGCTACGCTCATCGCAACGCGCCTGCCGGGCGGTGGGCTCCACCACGACATCCGGTTGCAGGGCGAGAAGGAGACCGTGTTCCTTGCCTTCTGA
- a CDS encoding lyase family protein — MPSDVTSADVLNPAVTSADVTNAAAPPGSVFDRGLLSPVTAGHDDLVADDAVLGGLVTVEVALWRALDTVRGGEASARERRSAELGWRGAGELCTGHRLGVDLDQVAREAASGGNPVIPLVRALRAGGFAEAHEGATSQDILDSALMLLAERARAQIAADLTALESALARMARERRGQTAAARTLTQHAVPTTVGLRAANWLRGIRRARLALDAALLPAQLGGAGGTLASWADALGAERAAALPAAFAAELGLAAPDAPWHTQRWPVTELGDALVQLLAALGKLATDVATLSRTEIAELAEGEPGGSSAMPQKRNPAASVLIRSAALRAPQLGATLQLAAVLAVDERPDGSWHAEWPTLRELLRLALGATAHARTLVGGLVFDDAAVARNLAMTGGALLAERGPRAGDSAPANYIGLASELAVRNLGDDPTQQEEAAHQEEQTS, encoded by the coding sequence TTGCCTTCTGATGTGACGAGCGCCGATGTCTTGAACCCCGCTGTGACGAGCGCCGATGTGACGAACGCCGCTGCGCCGCCCGGTTCGGTGTTCGACCGCGGGCTGCTCTCCCCGGTGACGGCCGGTCACGACGACCTCGTGGCCGACGACGCCGTGCTCGGCGGCCTGGTCACCGTCGAGGTCGCGCTCTGGCGCGCCCTCGACACCGTGCGCGGCGGCGAGGCTTCCGCCCGGGAGCGGCGTTCGGCCGAGCTCGGCTGGCGCGGCGCCGGGGAGCTCTGCACCGGGCACCGGCTCGGCGTCGACCTCGACCAGGTCGCCCGGGAGGCCGCCTCCGGCGGCAACCCCGTCATCCCGCTCGTGCGGGCGCTGCGGGCGGGCGGGTTCGCCGAGGCGCACGAGGGCGCCACCAGCCAGGACATCCTGGACAGCGCCCTCATGCTGCTGGCCGAACGCGCCCGTGCCCAGATCGCCGCCGACCTGACCGCGCTCGAGTCCGCCCTCGCCCGGATGGCCAGAGAGCGGCGCGGCCAGACCGCCGCCGCCCGCACCCTCACCCAGCACGCCGTGCCGACAACGGTCGGTCTCCGTGCCGCGAACTGGCTGCGCGGCATCCGCCGGGCCCGGCTGGCCCTGGACGCCGCCCTGCTCCCCGCCCAGCTCGGCGGCGCCGGCGGCACCCTCGCCTCCTGGGCCGACGCACTCGGCGCCGAGCGGGCGGCCGCGCTGCCCGCCGCCTTCGCCGCCGAACTCGGCCTGGCCGCCCCCGACGCGCCCTGGCACACCCAGCGCTGGCCCGTCACCGAGCTCGGCGACGCGCTCGTGCAGCTGCTGGCGGCGCTCGGCAAGCTGGCGACGGATGTCGCCACGCTCAGCCGCACCGAGATCGCCGAGCTTGCAGAGGGGGAGCCCGGCGGCTCCTCGGCCATGCCGCAGAAGCGCAACCCCGCGGCCTCCGTGCTGATCCGCTCGGCTGCCCTGCGCGCCCCGCAGCTCGGCGCAACGCTGCAGCTGGCCGCCGTGCTCGCCGTGGACGAGCGCCCGGACGGCTCCTGGCATGCCGAATGGCCGACGCTGCGCGAACTGCTGCGGCTGGCCCTCGGCGCGACCGCGCACGCGCGCACGCTCGTCGGTGGGCTGGTCTTCGACGACGCCGCCGTCGCCCGCAACCTGGCCATGACGGGCGGCGCCCTCCTCGCCGAGCGCGGGCCCCGCGCGGGGGACTCAGCCCCCGCGAACTACATCGGCCTGGCCAGCGAGCTGGCCGTGCGGAACCTGGGCGACGACCCCACGCAGCAGGAAGAGGCCGCGCACCAGGAAGAACAGACATCATGA
- a CDS encoding alpha/beta fold hydrolase: protein MTVPRIALTAAIGPADAPLLVLGPSLGTSSILWEQAAPALTEHYRVRAWDLPGHGASPAATAPFSVAELADAVAAAVRAGGDETLLYAGVSLGGATGLELALRHPDLVTAAAILASGAQLGSPEAWLERAAQVRRQSTSSLISASAGRWFAPGSVEREPGLTGRLLHALQGADDESYALCCEALAGLDVRERLGEISAPVLAVWGEFDQVAPEAKAREIAGGVQHGATARIPDAAHLPPAEQPGATADELLAFFTHTREARA, encoded by the coding sequence ATGACAGTGCCCCGGATCGCCCTGACCGCCGCGATCGGCCCCGCCGATGCGCCGCTGCTCGTGCTCGGCCCCTCGCTCGGCACCTCCAGCATCCTCTGGGAGCAGGCGGCACCCGCGCTCACCGAGCACTACCGGGTGCGGGCCTGGGACCTGCCCGGCCACGGCGCCTCCCCGGCGGCGACCGCGCCGTTCAGCGTTGCCGAGCTTGCCGATGCGGTGGCCGCTGCGGTGCGCGCCGGCGGCGACGAGACGCTGCTCTACGCCGGGGTGTCGCTCGGCGGGGCGACCGGGCTGGAGCTGGCGCTCCGGCACCCGGACCTCGTCACCGCGGCCGCGATCCTCGCCTCCGGCGCCCAGCTCGGCTCGCCGGAGGCCTGGCTGGAGCGCGCCGCCCAGGTGCGCAGGCAATCGACGTCCTCCCTGATCAGCGCCTCGGCCGGCCGCTGGTTCGCGCCCGGCTCGGTGGAGCGGGAGCCCGGCCTCACCGGGCGGCTACTGCACGCGCTGCAGGGCGCGGATGACGAGAGCTACGCACTCTGCTGCGAGGCGCTCGCCGGCCTGGACGTCCGCGAGCGGTTGGGCGAGATCTCGGCCCCCGTGCTGGCCGTCTGGGGCGAGTTCGACCAGGTCGCCCCCGAGGCCAAGGCCCGGGAGATCGCCGGCGGCGTGCAGCACGGCGCGACGGCGCGCATCCCGGATGCGGCACACCTGCCGCCCGCCGAACAGCCAGGGGCCACGGCAGACGAGCTGCTGGCGTTCTTCACCCACACACGAGAGGCACGGGCATGA
- the pcaC gene encoding 4-carboxymuconolactone decarboxylase, giving the protein MSRPDGTGLSDAERYEQGMQVRRAVLSDAHVDRATASVTPVTADYQDFITRVAWGDIWSRPGLDRRARSVGVITALIALGHDEELAMHLRAGLRNGLTVAEISEVILQSAIYCGVPAANTAFRIAAEVFAENP; this is encoded by the coding sequence ATGAGCAGGCCGGACGGCACAGGGCTGAGCGACGCGGAGCGCTACGAGCAGGGCATGCAGGTCAGGCGCGCGGTGCTCTCCGACGCGCACGTCGACCGTGCGACGGCATCCGTGACCCCGGTGACCGCGGACTACCAGGATTTCATCACCCGCGTCGCGTGGGGCGACATCTGGTCGCGCCCGGGGCTCGACCGGCGTGCGCGCTCGGTCGGCGTCATCACCGCGCTCATCGCCCTCGGCCACGACGAGGAGCTCGCCATGCACCTGCGGGCGGGCCTGCGCAACGGCCTCACCGTCGCCGAGATCAGCGAGGTGATCCTGCAGAGCGCCATCTACTGCGGGGTGCCGGCGGCCAACACGGCGTTCCGCATCGCCGCGGAGGTCTTCGCCGAGAATCCCTGA